The Atribacteraceae bacterium genomic interval TTTCAAGTTCAAAAACCCTTGAAGCAACAGGAGATCAACCCTTCGCCCCCCACCAATACATCATGTTATCCTTTCTTGATTCTATGCCCCATGTGTTTATCGGAGTGGATCCCTGCGAAAACATCCCATCAACTCCGATCAAAAGAATCCTGGTCAATGCTGCTGAGCAAAAAGCCGTGGAAAAATCGTTCTATCTTCCTACAACACGATCTCACCTCCATACCGTTTCACGAACTCGTCAATAATCTGGTTCCCCCGGCTCACTCCAAACCGTACCGCCCCTGCTTTGTACATCTCGATGAGAGTGGCCGTATCACGAATTCCACCGGCCACCTTCACTTTCGTTTTCCCACTGACCGCGCCGGCAATGAGTTGCACATCATCGATTGTGGAATCACGGATTCCAAATCCTGAGGCCGTCTTCACGTAATCTACTCCTGCATCAACACAGAGTTGACTTCCGGTGATGATTTCTGCCGGTTGCAAATAGGACACTTCCAGGATGATTTTTAAGGGACGATTTTCCACCAAGCCCCTCAGTCTCTCAAGCTCCCCGGCTATCGCCTGGTAACGACCCGAGCGCAGGGCTCCGATATGAATGACTACATCGATTTCTTCTGCCCCCAGGT includes:
- the deoC gene encoding deoxyribose-phosphate aldolase, with protein sequence MPIEKGIIMPSLTTDSLRNMLEHSLLYPGATDREIDTFCMIVKKYRFATAYVLPVHLERVVPELSVGMTKIGTGIGFPFGTSTTKMKLLETEEAMNLGAEEIDVVIHIGALRSGRYQAIAGELERLRGLVENRPLKIILEVSYLQPAEIITGSQLCVDAGVDYVKTASGFGIRDSTIDDVQLIAGAVSGKTKVKVAGGIRDTATLIEMYKAGAVRFGVSRGNQIIDEFVKRYGGEIVL